Genomic DNA from Pseudobacteroides sp.:
CATTCAGGTGGTTTGGTGAGAGCCATGACAGCATCAAGCTTGAGCACGTAAGACAGATACCTGGAATTACAGGTGTAGTTGGAGCACTTTTTGATATTCCTGTAGGTGATGTATGGCCTATGGAAAATATACTTCAGCTGAAAAAAACTGTTGAAGACGCAGGTTTGGAACTGGAAGTAATAGAAAGCGTCAACATCCATGAAGATATAAAACTTGGGCTTCCAACCAGAGACATATTCATCGATAATTACAAGCATACTATAAGAAACCTGGGTAAAGCAGGCGTTAAGGTTATCTGCTACAATTTCATGCCGGTATTCGACTGGTTAAGATCGGAGCTGGCCTTTAAGCTTCCTGATGGCTCGGAGGTGCTTTATTATGATAATAACATTATTAAGGATGTAGATCCCATAAAGCTGGTTGAAGATATGGAAACGAATTCAAACGGCTTTTCGCTTCCCGGATGGGAACCATACAGGCTTAAGGAATTAAAGGAAACATTCGACAAGTATAAGCATGTGGATGAAGACAAACTGTTTTCAAATCTTCAGTATTTCCTGGAAAATATAATCCCAGTATGTGAGGAGGTTGATGTTAAAATGGCCATTCACCCTGATGATCCACCTTGGCCTCTCTTCGGACTTCCCAGAATAGTTACTGGCAAGAAAAACCTTGAAAGGCTTGTAAAACTAGCAGATAGTCCCTATAACGGTTTAACCCTTTGCAGCGGATCTTTAGGTGCCAACCCCGAGAACAATATACCTGAGTTAATCAGGCACTTCGGCAGCATGGGAAGAATTTATTTCGGGCATGTAAGAAACATTAAGTTTATATCGGAAAGAACCTTCCATGAAACTTCCCACCTGTCATCCGACGGTTCTTTTGATATGTTTGAAATAATGAAGGCATACCATGACATAGGTTTTGAAGGATATATACGTCCCGATCATGGCAGGATGATTTGGGGCGAGAAGGCAAGACCCGGATACGGGCTTTATGACAGGGCTTTAGGAATTGCTTACTTAAATGGAATATGGGAATCATTAAATAAAATGCAGAAAATAAATTAATCCCACATATAATTATAAAAAAAGAAAAAGGATGTATGGAAATGAGTCAAAGAAGTCATGAAATTGATTTTGAAATCATTGGCAGTGAAATGCAGTTGGTTGAAATAGAACTGGATCCTCACGAAAGTGTAATAGCAGAAGCCGGTGCAATGATGTATATGGACAGCTATATTCAGATGGAAACCATCTTTGGTGACGGCTCTGATAAAAGTAATGCAGGCGGCCTGATGGGTAAATTCCTTACGGCAGGAAAGAGACTTCTTACAGGAGAGAGTCTTTTTATGACCATTTTCACAAACTGCGGCTCGGGAAAGCAAAGGGTTTCTTTTTCAGCTCCCTATCCTGGCAAAATCATACCCATGGATTTAAAGCAATTTAATGGAGAGCTTATATGCCAAAAGGATTCATTCCTTTGTGCAGCAAAAGGAGTATCTGTGGGAATTGCATTTAACAAAAAAATCGGTGTAGGGCTGTTCGGCGGTGAAGGTTTTATTATGCAGAAGCTTGAGGGCGACGGGCTGGCCTTTGTTCATGCCGGTGGAACCATCATAAAAAAAGAGCTTCGTCTGGGTGAAACCATTCGTTTGGATACAGGCTGCCTTGTTGCTCTTACAAGGACCGTAAATTATGACATACAGATGGCAAAAGGTATTAAATCTGCTATATTTGGAGGAGAAGGTCTATTCCTTGCCACCCTCACCGGTCCTGGAACAGTTTGGCTCCAGTCACTCCCATTCAGCAAGCTGGCCGGCAGAATTATGTCAAATGCAGGATCAAAGTCAAGGGATGAAGGATCTATATTGGGCGGAATTTCAAACATATTCGAAAACCGCTAAATATTGCATAAAGTAAAGATAGCCCATAATGAATCTTCATTCAAAATGGGTTATCTTTATTTTGCAACATTAGTCGTTGTCAAAAATCCTAGTGTATCCTTCAAGCTCATGCAGCGAACTGAATTCCTCATCCTTTTCAAGATACTCCAATAACTCCGGGCTTAAAGTTACGGCAGTTTCCAGGTCTTTTACAGCTCCACCTTCGCAGCCCTCATACATAAGAAATAAAGCCCTGTTATAATATAAAAATGAGCAGTTGATATTATTCCTTATTCCATCACTTATTACTTCAACCGCCCTTTTATAATCATTTCTGTCCTTGTAGATTATCGAAAGGTTCAAATAAGCATAAGGGCTATCTCGTTTCATACCTATGGATGCTTCATATTCCTCTATTGCTTTCTCTATGTATCCCAGCTTAAACCATATTACTCCCATATTAAAATGGGCTTTATAATGATAAGGATCTATTTCCATACTTTCTTTAAAATGCTTTAAAGCTTCCATGTCATTAGCCATTTCCTCATAGATAACCCCCAAATTGTTATGGGCCCAAAAATCATCAGGCACAATTTCGATGACCTTTTTATAGGCTTCAATGGCCTCTTCCCTGAAGCCTGTTTCATCCAAGGCGTTAGCTAGAAAAAACCACGCTCTGCTGTACATTGGGTTAATCTCAATTGCTCTTTTATAGTTTTTTATAGCTTGCTGGTACTCCCCCTTATTATCATGTAAAGTAGCAAGCCCATAATAAGCCCTTGCCTCTTTATTATTTATCTCCAGGACCTTTTTATAAAGCTCTTCAGACCTCATATCATTTCCAATAGAGTCGCTTAATACTGCCATATCAAGTAAAAGCTCGGTATTTCTCTTATTTAGCCTTAACTTTATCCCATAAAATGCCAATTTAATTTTTATCGATAGATTCCCAAGCTTACCCACAATTGTTTCAAATATACTCATATATCTCTAATATACCTCAAAATTCATTTATAGTTCATATAGGCTTTTTCATTCATATAGAAAAATATTATATCACAATTTCCAATGCATTATAGGATAATTAGTGTTGACAGCGGGAAAAATAAACTGAATCACATCACATAATTATAGGAGGATTTATGGGAAAACTTTTTGGAATATTCGATAACAAAAATAATAAGGAAGAAACTGGAGATGTTTTTCTAAATACTCCCGATGCTAACCTAAAAGCTGAAGGTGTTATTTTAAATGGACCTGAAGTTAATTCGGATGCAGAAGATGTTGATTTAAAGGATGAGCATTTCGATTCACATAATGAAGAACATGATTCAAAAATTGTTGACGACAAAAAGCTTATCCTTCGTCAGGAAGAACTTGATATATCTAAAAACAGAGTACAGATCGGGCAAGTTGAGCTGAGCAAGGAAATTGTAGAAGAGCATAGGGAGGTTGACGTTCCTGTTCTTCATGAAGAGGTTGTTATTGAGCGAAGGGCTATCGACAGGCATCCAAGTGATTCCCCAATAGGTGAAGAAGAAACTATAAGAATCCCGGTAACTGAAGAACGAGTTGAAGTAGGAAAACACACAGTAGTTACAGGAGAAGTTTTAGCCTATAAGCGTGAAGTAGAAGAACACAAAAAGGTAGTTGAAACATTAAAAAAGGAAGAAGCTCGAGTTCACAAAGATGGTGAACCAAATATAGTCGGTAACGAATCAGATTATAACCTCCATTAAGAATCGGACTTGAAGCCTATAAGTTCACCTCTCAAGTTTAACAAGTTTGAGAGGTGTTCTTATCAATATCAGGAGAATTTGTGGGAGGATGGCTATGGAAAGCGATAATTACAAGATTTTGCTTCGTGAAGAAGAGCTGAGCATCTCCAAAAAATGGGTTAAAACTGGGGATGTTATAGTCCGAAAAGATGTTCTTCATGATGAAATTTCCTTAACGGTTCCTGTCTTACGCGAGGAACTGATAATTGAGAAAAAAATTCGTGGTGATGATATTGAAGACACTAGCGAAAAAACAGAAACCATACGCATTCCCATATGTGAAGAACGGGTTGAGGTTGTCAAGCACCCTGTGCTGTTGGCAGATGTGACAATTTACAAGCAGATGCAGCAAAATATACAACATATTGATGTAAGCTTGAAAAAAGAAAATGTATCGTGGCAGATTGAAGGAAGCGAATACATTGCAGTTAAAGAGATTGAAAAAACATAGATTTGAGATAAGAAAACAAAAATGTTTTGCAATAATTATGGAAACTCTAAATAATTATTGCAAAACATTTAATTTAAAAAACCCTACAGCCCATATTCGGCCATTCCAACAAACCTTAGAATGAATAAAAATCCCAGTATATAAACCAGAGGATGAACCTGCCTTACCTTACCTGCCGCTATTTTTACCAAGGGATAAACAATGAGTCCAGCAGCAATCCCATTGGCAATACTAAAGGTAAACGGCATCATTACTACTGTCAGGAATGCAGGCAGTGCCTCAGAAAAGTCATCAAAATCAATCTGCTTCAAAGCTCCCATCATGAGAACTCCTACAATTATCAGTGCAGGTGCAGTTGCTTCGGATGTAACCAGTCCCGCAACTGGTGTGAAAAATAGTGCCAGTACGAAAAATATTGAGACAACAACAGACGTTAACCCTGTTCTTCCCCCCTCCACAACACCTGATGAACTTTCTACATAAGTAACTACCGTTGAGGTTCCAAGTGCCGCTCCGGCAGTTGTTGCAATGGAATCACTCAATAATGCCTTGTTTATTCTGGGCAGCTTCCCGTTTTTATCGAGCATTCCAGCTTTATTACCTGTACCCACTAAAGTTCCTATAGTATCAAAAAGATCTACAAGTGTAAAGGATAGTATAATAGCTAAAATACTTGTTATTGCTGCCAATGCACCACCATTCCCGTCTAATCTCAGTAATCCTGGAAAATCCATTTTCCAGAGTGTAGGAGAAAGGCTGGGTGGAGCAGATACGACTGTAAATCCTTCAGGTATGGGCACTATCTTTAGAATAATTCCCAACACGGTTGTAATCAATATGCCAATAATCATAGCACCTTTTACCTTCCTGGTCATTAACACTCCTGTAACAACCAGCCCGAATAACGCAAGCAGGGTTGAAGGCCTGGTAAGGTTCCCGAAAGCAATAATTGTATCTGGGTTTGAGCCTACGATTCCGGCGTTTTTAAAGCCGATAAGTGCTATAAAAAGCCCTATCCCTCCGCTAACCGCATGCTTTAATGTAAGGGGTATTGCATCCACTATCATTTCCCTTAGTTTGGTAAGGGTTATAATGATAAAAACTACTCCTGAAATAAAAACTGCCGCCAATGCCTGCTGCCAAGTATACCCCATTCCAATAACTACAGTAAACGTAAAAAATGCATTAAGCCCCATTCCAGGTGCTTGAGCAAAAGGATAGTTTGCAATAAGACCCATCAGCATGGTTCCTAATGCGGCCGAAAGACAGGTAGCAACCAAAACAGCACCAACAACTGGGTCATTGAAGGCTGTAAACCCCTGTGCTTTGTCCCCTAGTGCACTTGCTGAGTTCATTCCCGCCATTTTAAGAATACTGGGATTTACGAAGATTATATATGCCATGGTAATAAATGTAGTAAATCCTGCAATGACTTCGGTTCTGACGCTTGTATTGTTTTCCTTAAGCTTAAAAAAATTATCCAGAAACTTCATCGTCATCCTCCTAATTAAATACTTTATAATCTTATATTTGCCAGATTCATATGTTTTTAACCTTGATACTTGTCCACAAGTGTTTCACTGATTATTTTACATATTTCCTGCTTATACTTATTTATAAAAAAGTGCCCCTCGGTAAACTCATAAAATTTGCATGAGCCGTAAGTCAGTGACTCCCAATTTTTTAGATCTCCGAAGGAAACCAATTTATCTTCTGTTCCATTCAAAATCGTTATATCACATCCTAGCCTAAAATTATTATTTTGAAACTTATACCTCTCCACCATACTAAAATCAGCTCTTAAAATAGGAAGAAAGATAGCTTTTAAAGCATCATTCTCGAATACTTCTTTATTTGTACCACCATACTTAATTATTGATTTAATAAATTGATCATCATTTAAGGTATAAATGTATTTGGGTTCTGCTAATGAATCAAGAGCACTTCTGCCTGAGAAAAAAATATGCTCAGGCTTTTTCAGGTTTGCTTGGTTTATTTTTTTAGCTATTTCAAATGCAAGGATTGCCCCCATGCTGTGGCCGAAAATAGCATATTTCCCCTCACCAATTTCCTTGGACATAACCTTAAAAATATCTTCTGCGGCCTCATCCACCCTTTTATATAGAGGTTCATTAATACGTTTACCTCTTCCCGCTAATTCCACAGGCTTAATATCTATTGATTGATCAAGGCATTTTCTCCAGCTTAAATATACCGATGCAGTGCCTCCTGCATAGGGAAGAAAAAAAAGCTTTATCCTTTTCACCCCATTTCCTCCATTCATATATGGTTAATCTTTTTTTGCCAAACAGTCATTCATTATATTAAATATGTCTTTACAGGTTTCTATTGTTGCAACAGCAGACAATGGAACAGTTACCTTATAGGTTTTCGTCAGATACATCCCAAGACTGAATAGTCCGAGAGAATCCATTCCCAAGTCACCATAAAGGTTTGTATCTTCTTCTATCTCACCTTTTTCAACACCTACATATTCTGAAACCTTTAATGCAAAATCATTCCAATCAACAGTTCTACTCATAATCAGCCTCCATATGTATTAGTTAATTCAATTAATGCCATTTCTTTAAGTTTTTCAGAATCAACCTTTCCCACTCCGGAGTTCTTTGGAATTTGGTCAATAAATGAAATCTGGTCAGGAACCATATAATTGGGTAATTCCTTTCTTACATGTTTCATTATATCTTTCAAATCCAAACGAAATCCGTTTTTAACAACAATAAACGCCCATATCATCTCACCATAAAGCTGGTGGGGAACCCCAACTACTGCAGAGTTTTCAACCCCCTCAATCTTATTTAAATAATCCTGAACGAATATAGGGGAAATAGATTTGCCTCCCCTTTTAATAAGATACTTCCTTCTTCCAAGCAGGGTTATCAGGCCCTCTCCCTCATTCCTAACGATGTCTCCTGTCTTAAACCATCCATCGCTAAAGCTACTTTCACTCTCATTTGGATTATTAAGATAACCTTTAACCACATTGCTTCCTCTCACATAAAGCTCTCCCTCACAGCCAAGTGGTACGAGATTACCGTCTTCACCCCTGACCTCTATAGAGTTTGAAGTACCCCGACATATTCTCATCATACTGGTAGGTTTGTCATACCCATCCTCAACAGTCTGTTTGCATACCATAAACACATTGGATGTTTCAATCAAACCATATCCATTAGCAAAATACCTGATATTTATAAACTTTTCCTTCATCCTTCTTACAAGTGAAGGGAATATAAAATCCATCCCACCTGCTATGGCTTTAACACTGGTCAAATCAAAACTATCTAGCATAGGAAGTGACAAAATCCCTTCAAAGTATGCAGGAGGAGCAGATAATCCTTGGGATTTCCACATTGACATCAGCTGCAAAAACCTTATTGGTGATATATCCTGAGAAAATATTATAGGTATATTGACAAATATCATGCCAATAACCGTTATTATGCCTGCCGTTGAGAGAGGAAACGCAATGGAGTTTCTATATCTTGTTATACAGTCGGAATCAATCGGTGTTATAAGATCAATGGCTGCATAGACCTCTGAAGCTACATTAGACTGGGACATGGCAACTAATTTAGGTACCCCTGTAGTACCGGAGCTTGATGCTATTATGAGAGGTAAATCAGGGCTTATGCCATTGGCAAGTGCTTTATCAAGGTCAATATTATCAATACTTGATTCAAAGGAATACTGGCAGACCGATCCCTTATCAATTGTCACAATCCTGTAGGGTGAAACTGCCTTCTCAGATGCCTCCTTAAAGCTGTCGTACTGCTTCGAAGAAACAACGGCGATTTGAACTCTGCTTTTTCTAAATATATCCGCCTTGGCGGCATCAGGAATCATATGAAAAAGAGGAACAGCACAAGCCCCAATTCTTGCTATAGCTGTAAAAAGACAGAATACTTCCGGACAGTTGGGCATGGAATAACCCACCGCTTCCCCAGACTTTACACCTAAGTTTATCAGATGCCTGACATATGAATCAACACCCTCAATATACATTTGAACGCTTATCTGACTTTCATTAAAGTACATTATTATATCATCCGGATTAGCATTACTTACAAAGCTTTGGTATATCTTATCAAGGGTGTTTAAGTTTTTATCAATCATTGAGACCTCCCTGTAACAAGTATATTTATGATTTTACTATAAGGGCCTAAATATATCTCAACATCCAATCAGCTGCGGTATGCTTTATCCAGTGGATTTGTTCCCCGACTGGCATTGTATGAGTTACAACCTGACTGTTTGAAAAAACAGGTTCCTCCTCTATTATTATTTGCTCTTTAACCCCCTGTGCCATCTCGTATAACTTTTCAGCCTTTTCAAAGGTCATCCAGTTGTCATGCTTACCGTGTACAAATAAATACGGACAATTGATTGTTCCTTGAGCCAATATGCTCATTTCATTTAAAAATTCATCAGCAGCCTTCCCACCTGTCTGGAAATCATACCATTCCCCTTTCTTCATCCATTGGGGAGTAATATTCTTGTCTACCTGCGTAATAAATAATGGAAACAGCGTCACACAAGATGAATGCCTTGAATCCATGGAAGAAGCCTTATAAGCATATCCTCCTCCCATACAAAGACCATAAGCTCCATAAGCCCTATTTTTGATGTCATCACGCTTATCCAGATAGTCGGGAATTAATGAAAAAGCACTGCTCAAATTATTGGCAGTACACTTTATATCTCCCATTAAGAGTGATTCTCCATTTCCGGGCATATCTGCAATAAACACAGCAATCCCCCGTTCTACAAGAGGCATTGCCAATGTATGCATTTCCTCCTTGCAGCTTCCAAGGCCTGAATATATAATGACACAAGGGCTTTTCAAATTATTACTCTTTTTAGGATGGTGCAGATAACAAAATAGGTTCTTATCTTGAAATGACAGT
This window encodes:
- a CDS encoding YsnF/AvaK domain-containing protein, giving the protein MVDDKKLILRQEELDISKNRVQIGQVELSKEIVEEHREVDVPVLHEEVVIERRAIDRHPSDSPIGEEETIRIPVTEERVEVGKHTVVTGEVLAYKREVEEHKKVVETLKKEEARVHKDGEPNIVGNESDYNLH
- a CDS encoding YsnF/AvaK domain-containing protein encodes the protein MESDNYKILLREEELSISKKWVKTGDVIVRKDVLHDEISLTVPVLREELIIEKKIRGDDIEDTSEKTETIRIPICEERVEVVKHPVLLADVTIYKQMQQNIQHIDVSLKKENVSWQIEGSEYIAVKEIEKT
- a CDS encoding tetratricopeptide repeat protein; translation: MSIFETIVGKLGNLSIKIKLAFYGIKLRLNKRNTELLLDMAVLSDSIGNDMRSEELYKKVLEINNKEARAYYGLATLHDNKGEYQQAIKNYKRAIEINPMYSRAWFFLANALDETGFREEAIEAYKKVIEIVPDDFWAHNNLGVIYEEMANDMEALKHFKESMEIDPYHYKAHFNMGVIWFKLGYIEKAIEEYEASIGMKRDSPYAYLNLSIIYKDRNDYKRAVEVISDGIRNNINCSFLYYNRALFLMYEGCEGGAVKDLETAVTLSPELLEYLEKDEEFSSLHELEGYTRIFDND
- a CDS encoding class I adenylate-forming enzyme family protein, producing the protein MIDKNLNTLDKIYQSFVSNANPDDIIMYFNESQISVQMYIEGVDSYVRHLINLGVKSGEAVGYSMPNCPEVFCLFTAIARIGACAVPLFHMIPDAAKADIFRKSRVQIAVVSSKQYDSFKEASEKAVSPYRIVTIDKGSVCQYSFESSIDNIDLDKALANGISPDLPLIIASSSGTTGVPKLVAMSQSNVASEVYAAIDLITPIDSDCITRYRNSIAFPLSTAGIITVIGMIFVNIPIIFSQDISPIRFLQLMSMWKSQGLSAPPAYFEGILSLPMLDSFDLTSVKAIAGGMDFIFPSLVRRMKEKFINIRYFANGYGLIETSNVFMVCKQTVEDGYDKPTSMMRICRGTSNSIEVRGEDGNLVPLGCEGELYVRGSNVVKGYLNNPNESESSFSDGWFKTGDIVRNEGEGLITLLGRRKYLIKRGGKSISPIFVQDYLNKIEGVENSAVVGVPHQLYGEMIWAFIVVKNGFRLDLKDIMKHVRKELPNYMVPDQISFIDQIPKNSGVGKVDSEKLKEMALIELTNTYGG
- a CDS encoding NCS2 family permease produces the protein MKFLDNFFKLKENNTSVRTEVIAGFTTFITMAYIIFVNPSILKMAGMNSASALGDKAQGFTAFNDPVVGAVLVATCLSAALGTMLMGLIANYPFAQAPGMGLNAFFTFTVVIGMGYTWQQALAAVFISGVVFIIITLTKLREMIVDAIPLTLKHAVSGGIGLFIALIGFKNAGIVGSNPDTIIAFGNLTRPSTLLALFGLVVTGVLMTRKVKGAMIIGILITTVLGIILKIVPIPEGFTVVSAPPSLSPTLWKMDFPGLLRLDGNGGALAAITSILAIILSFTLVDLFDTIGTLVGTGNKAGMLDKNGKLPRINKALLSDSIATTAGAALGTSTVVTYVESSSGVVEGGRTGLTSVVVSIFFVLALFFTPVAGLVTSEATAPALIIVGVLMMGALKQIDFDDFSEALPAFLTVVMMPFTFSIANGIAAGLIVYPLVKIAAGKVRQVHPLVYILGFLFILRFVGMAEYGL
- the uxuA gene encoding mannonate dehydratase, with the translated sequence MKMTFRWFGESHDSIKLEHVRQIPGITGVVGALFDIPVGDVWPMENILQLKKTVEDAGLELEVIESVNIHEDIKLGLPTRDIFIDNYKHTIRNLGKAGVKVICYNFMPVFDWLRSELAFKLPDGSEVLYYDNNIIKDVDPIKLVEDMETNSNGFSLPGWEPYRLKELKETFDKYKHVDEDKLFSNLQYFLENIIPVCEEVDVKMAIHPDDPPWPLFGLPRIVTGKKNLERLVKLADSPYNGLTLCSGSLGANPENNIPELIRHFGSMGRIYFGHVRNIKFISERTFHETSHLSSDGSFDMFEIMKAYHDIGFEGYIRPDHGRMIWGEKARPGYGLYDRALGIAYLNGIWESLNKMQKIN
- a CDS encoding alpha/beta hydrolase is translated as MEWTIRSILNPVITRLLVYGVNPIDLEYVLTRVEGKNHINSRSLEKSWFEEWEKKAEKYESLGKSAEIHGNYLSAREYFFHAAQCWYAVFLINLSGISEKKRVYGMYRDCYRKSVQYLETKVECIELSFQDKNLFCYLHHPKKSNNLKSPCVIIYSGLGSCKEEMHTLAMPLVERGIAVFIADMPGNGESLLMGDIKCTANNLSSAFSLIPDYLDKRDDIKNRAYGAYGLCMGGGYAYKASSMDSRHSSCVTLFPLFITQVDKNITPQWMKKGEWYDFQTGGKAADEFLNEMSILAQGTINCPYLFVHGKHDNWMTFEKAEKLYEMAQGVKEQIIIEEEPVFSNSQVVTHTMPVGEQIHWIKHTAADWMLRYI
- a CDS encoding TIGR00266 family protein; translated protein: MSQRSHEIDFEIIGSEMQLVEIELDPHESVIAEAGAMMYMDSYIQMETIFGDGSDKSNAGGLMGKFLTAGKRLLTGESLFMTIFTNCGSGKQRVSFSAPYPGKIIPMDLKQFNGELICQKDSFLCAAKGVSVGIAFNKKIGVGLFGGEGFIMQKLEGDGLAFVHAGGTIIKKELRLGETIRLDTGCLVALTRTVNYDIQMAKGIKSAIFGGEGLFLATLTGPGTVWLQSLPFSKLAGRIMSNAGSKSRDEGSILGGISNIFENR
- a CDS encoding acyl carrier protein, translating into MSRTVDWNDFALKVSEYVGVEKGEIEEDTNLYGDLGMDSLGLFSLGMYLTKTYKVTVPLSAVATIETCKDIFNIMNDCLAKKD
- a CDS encoding thioesterase II family protein, yielding MKRIKLFFLPYAGGTASVYLSWRKCLDQSIDIKPVELAGRGKRINEPLYKRVDEAAEDIFKVMSKEIGEGKYAIFGHSMGAILAFEIAKKINQANLKKPEHIFFSGRSALDSLAEPKYIYTLNDDQFIKSIIKYGGTNKEVFENDALKAIFLPILRADFSMVERYKFQNNNFRLGCDITILNGTEDKLVSFGDLKNWESLTYGSCKFYEFTEGHFFINKYKQEICKIISETLVDKYQG